A window from Citrus sinensis cultivar Valencia sweet orange chromosome 5, DVS_A1.0, whole genome shotgun sequence encodes these proteins:
- the LOC102629920 gene encoding disease resistance protein RPV1-like isoform X1 encodes MAEELGGAAVSGIASKVVELLFDPIREEISYVCKYQSNVKELKNVGERVEQAVKHADRQGDDIFSDVQEWLTKFDEWTKRVGNAVVEDEGEDEANKKRCTFKDLCSKMMTRYRLSKEAAKAAREGNIILQRQNVGHRPDPETMERFSVRGYVHFPSRNPVFQKMMESLRDSNVNMIGLYGMGGVGKTTLVKVVARQVVKEDLFDVVVDAEVTHTPDWKEICGRIADQLGLEIVRPDSLVEKANQLRQALKKKKRVLVILDDIWTQINLDDIGIPFWDGEKQSVDNQGRWTLLLASRDQHVLRINMSNPRIFSISTLADGEAKSLFEKIVGDSAKESDCRAIGVEIVGKCGGLPIAVSTIANALKGQSTHVWKDAINWLRKSNPRKIKGMDADLSSIELSYKVLEPEAQFLFQLCGLLNDGSRLPIDDLIRYVFALDNLFTGIDTLEVARNRVYTLMDHLKGPCLLLNGDTEDHVKMHQIIHALAVLIASDKLLFNIQNVADVKEEVEKAARKNPTAISIPFRDISELPDSLQCTRLKLFLLFTEDSSLQIPNQFFDGMTELLVLHLTGIHFPSLPLSLGSLINLRTLSFDCCHLEDVARVGDLAKLEILSFRNSHIEQLPEQIGNLTRLKLLDLSNCSKLKVIEPEVMSRLSRLNELYMGNSFTRKVEGQSNASVVELKQLSSLTILDMHIPDAQLLLEDLISVDLERYRIFIGDVWNWSGKYECSRTLKLKLDNSIYLGYGIKKLLKTTEDLYLDNLNGIQNIVQELDNGEGFPRLKHLHVQNDPKILCIANSEGRVIFPLLQSLFLCNLILLEKVCGSQVQLTEDNQSFTNLRIINIEQCHRLKHLFPSFMAKNLLQLEELEVTDCKILRMIVGEETNNHDHENGSMRVLNFNHLHSLALRRLPQLTSSGFYLETPTTGGSEEITAEDDPQNLLAFFNKKVVFPGLKKLEMVSINIERIWPNQFPATSYSGQQLTELTVDKCGCLKFLFSSSMVNSLKQLQRLEISQCASMQGIIDTGLGREENLIEMVFPKLVYLSLSHLPQLSRFGIGNLVELPSLRQLSINFCPELKRFIYAHAVEMSSGGNYHGDTQALFDEKVMLPSLEELSIALMRNLRKIWHHQLASGSFSKLKVLHVEYCDELLNIFPSSMMRSLKKLEHLSVIECASLKQITEKADHRKAFSQSISLKLVKLPKLENSDLGAHP; translated from the exons ATGGCAGAAGAATTAGGCGGCGCAGCTGTTTCAGGCATTGCATCAAAAGTTGTAGAATTATTGTTCGATCCCATTCGCGAAGAGATATCTTATGTGTGCAAGTACCAGAGCAATGTGAAGGAGCTGAAAAACGTAGGAGAAAGGGTGGAACAAGCAGTCAAGCATGCAGACAGACAAGGGGACGATATTTTTTCAGATGTTCAGGAATGGCTTACCAAGTTTGATGAATGGACTAAACGAGTAGGAAACGCCGTGGTTGAAGATGAAGGTGAAGACGAAGCTAACAAGAAGCGCTGTACTTTCAAAGATTTGTGCTCTAAGATGATGACTCGTTACAGGCTCAGCAAAGAGGCAGCGAAGGCGGCAAGAGAGGGGAATATTATCTTGCAAAGACAGAATGTTGGCCACCGTCCTGATCCAGAGACCATGGAACGCTTCAGTGTCAGAGGGTACGTGCACTTTCCTTCAAGAAACCCTGTTTTCCAGAAAATGATGGAGTCACTGCGGGATTCTAATGTTAACATGATTGGGTTGTATGGGATGGGTGGTGTTGGCAAAACCACACTAGTCAAAGTAGTTGCAAGGCAAGTCGTGAAAGAGGATTTATTTGATGTGGTGGTGGATGCTGAGGTAACTCATACCCCAGACTGGAAAGAAATTTGTGGCCGTATTGCTGATCAGTTAGGCCTGGAAATTGTCCGTCCTGACAGTCTAGTTGAGAAAGCTAATCAACTGCGTCAAgcattgaagaagaagaagcgaGTTCTTGTAATATTAGATGATATTTGGACTCAAATTAACTTGGATGATATTGGAATTCCCTTTTGGGATGGCGAGAAACAAAGTGTTGATAATCAAGGACGCTGGACGTTATTATTGGCATCGAGAGATCAACATGTATTACGCATAAATATGAGTAATCCAAGGATTTTCTCCATCAGTACTTTAGCTGATGGAGAAGCAAAGTCTTTGTTTGAAAAGATTGTAGGAGATTCAGCGAAAGAATCTGACTGTCGGGCTATAGGAGTTGAGATTGTTGGAAAATGTGGAGGTTTGCCAATTGCAGTTTCAACAATTGCAAATGCACTGAAAGGTCAAAGTACTCACGTTTGGAAGGATGCGATTAATTGGCTAAGAAAATCCAATCcaagaaaaatcaaaggaaTGGATGCAGATTTGTCTTCAATAGAATTGAGTTACAAGGTTTTGGAACCGGAAGCACAATTTCTGTTTCAACTCTGTGGTCTACTAAATGATGGTAGTAGATTACCTATTGATGACTTGATTAGATATGTCTTTGCATTGGACAATTTGTTTACTGGAATTGACACATTGGAAGTAGCAAGGAATAGGGTCTATACGTTGATGGATCATCTCAAAGGTCCATGTTTATTGTTGAACGGGGACACTGAAGATCATGTTAAAATGCATCAAATCATTCATGCCTTGGCTGTATTAATTGCCTCAGATAAGCTTCTGTTTAATATCCAAAACGTCGCTGATGTGAAGGAAGAGGTAGAAAAGGCAGCACGGAAAAATCCAACTGCTATTTCTATACCTTTTAGAGATATATCAGAGCTTCCAGATAGCCTTCAATGCACAAGACTCAAGTTGTTTCTGTTGTTTACGGAAGATTCCTCTTTACAAATCCCAAACCAATTTTTTGATGGGATGACAGAACTCCTAGTCCTGCATTTAACTGGAATCCATTTCCCTTCATTACCTTTGTCACTTGGCAGCTTAATCAACCTTCGAACATTGTCTTTTGATTGTTGCCATCTAGAAGATGTAGCAAGAGTTGGAGATCTGGCGAAATTGGAGATTCTTAGCTTTCGGAATTCTCATATTGAGCAGTTGCCTGAACAAATTGGAAACCTAACTCGTTTGAAGTTGCTAGATTTGAGCAACTGTTCAAAGCTTAAAGTAATCGAACCGGAAGTTATGTCACGCTTGTCTcgattaaatgaattatatatgGGTAATAGCTTTACTCGAAAGGTTGAAGGCCAAAGTAATGCTAGTGTTGTTGAGCTAAAGCAATTGTCGAGTCTAACCATTTTAGATATGCATATTCCAGATGCCCAACTTCTGCTGGAGGATTTGATCTCTGTGGACTTGGAAAGATATAGAATATTTATAGGAGATGTGTGGAACTGGTCTGGAAAATATGAATGCTCAAGAACACTGAAACTCAAGCTCGATAATAGCATTTACTTGGGGTATGGGATCAAAAAGTTGCTGAAGACAACTGAAGATCTCTATCTTGATAATCTTAATGGTATTCAGAATATTGTCCAAGAATTAGACAATGGAGAAGGATTCCCACGATTGAAGCATCTCCACGTACAAAATGATCCTAAGATTTTATGTATTGCCAACTCAGAGGGACGGGTTATTTTTCCGTTGCTTCAGTCATTGtttctttgtaatttgatTCTCTTGGAGAAGGTATGTGGCAGCCAAGTGCAACTCACAGAAGATAATCAGTCTTTCACCAACTTAAGAATCATTAACATAGAACAATGTCATCGATTGAAGCATCTCTTTCCCTCTTTCATGGCTAAGAACCTTTTGCAGCTCGAAGAACTAGAAGTGACTGATTGCAAGATCCTAAGGATGATTGTTGGTGAGGAAACTAACAACCATGACCATGAGAATGGAAGTATGAGGGTGCTTAACTTCAATCACTTGCATTCCCTAGCACTACGACGCCTACCGCAGCTTACGAGTTCAGGATTCTACCTGGAGACTCCAACTACTGGAGGATCCGAAGAAATCACTGCAGAGGATGATCCTCAGAATTTATTGGCATTCTTCAATAAAAAG GTTGTTTTTCCAGGGCTGAAGAAGTTGGAAATGGTCTCAATTAACATTGAAAGGATATGGCCCAATCAGTTTCCAGCAACGTCTTATTCTGGTCAACAATTAACAGAATTGACAGTGGATAAATGTGGTTGtctgaaatttttgttttcatcttCTATGGTTAATAGTCTTAAGCAACTCCAACGACTTGAGATAAGTCAGTGTGCATCAATGCAAGGGATAATTGACACCGGATTGGGAAGAGAGGAGAACTTGATTGAAATGGTTTTTCCTAAACTAGTCTACCTCTCACTTTCACATCTTCCACAACTATCAAGATTTGGCATTGGAAATTTAGTTGAACTCCCTTCTTTACGTCAACTTTCGATTAATTTCTGCCCAGAACTGAAAAGATTCATCTATGCACATGCAGTAGAAATGAGTTCAGGAGGCAACTATCACGGTGACACACAAGCTCTATTTGATGAAAAG gTAATGCTCCCTAGTTTGGAGGAATTAAGCATTGCCTTAATGAGAAACTTGAGAAAAATATGGCACCACCAGCTTGCCTCGGGGTCTTTCAGCAAATTGAAGGTCTTGCATGTAGAATACTGTGATGAACTATTGAATATTTTTCCTTCTAGTATGATGAGAAGCCTCAAGAAACTGGAGCATTTGTCGGTAATTGAATGTGCATCATTAAAACAGATAACTGAAAAAGCAGACCACAGAAAGGCATTTTCTCAATCAATCTCGCTGAAATTAGTGAAGCTaccaaaacttgaaaattctGATCTAGGAGCACATccttaa
- the LOC102629920 gene encoding disease resistance protein At4g27190-like isoform X2 codes for MAEELGGAAVSGIASKVVELLFDPIREEISYVCKYQSNVKELKNVGERVEQAVKHADRQGDDIFSDVQEWLTKFDEWTKRVGNAVVEDEGEDEANKKRCTFKDLCSKMMTRYRLSKEAAKAAREGNIILQRQNVGHRPDPETMERFSVRGYVHFPSRNPVFQKMMESLRDSNVNMIGLYGMGGVGKTTLVKVVARQVVKEDLFDVVVDAEVTHTPDWKEICGRIADQLGLEIVRPDSLVEKANQLRQALKKKKRVLVILDDIWTQINLDDIGIPFWDGEKQSVDNQGRWTLLLASRDQHVLRINMSNPRIFSISTLADGEAKSLFEKIVGDSAKESDCRAIGVEIVGKCGGLPIAVSTIANALKGQSTHVWKDAINWLRKSNPRKIKGMDADLSSIELSYKVLEPEAQFLFQLCGLLNDGSRLPIDDLIRYVFALDNLFTGIDTLEVARNRVYTLMDHLKGPCLLLNGDTEDHVKMHQIIHALAVLIASDKLLFNIQNVADVKEEVEKAARKNPTAISIPFRDISELPDSLQCTRLKLFLLFTEDSSLQIPNQFFDGMTELLVLHLTGIHFPSLPLSLGSLINLRTLSFDCCHLEDVARVGDLAKLEILSFRNSHIEQLPEQIGNLTRLKLLDLSNCSKLKVIEPEVMSRLSRLNELYMGNSFTRKVEGQSNASVVELKQLSSLTILDMHIPDAQLLLEDLISVDLERYRIFIGDVWNWSGKYECSRTLKLKLDNSIYLGYGIKKLLKTTEDLYLDNLNGIQNIVQELDNGEGFPRLKHLHVQNDPKILCIANSEGRVIFPLLQSLFLCNLILLEKVCGSQVQLTEDNQSFTNLRIINIEQCHRLKHLFPSFMAKNLLQLEELEVTDCKILRMIVGEETNNHDHENGSMRVLNFNHLHSLALRRLPQLTSSGFYLETPTTGGSEEITAEDDPQNLLAFFNKKLFGCAGCFSRAEEVGNGLN; via the exons ATGGCAGAAGAATTAGGCGGCGCAGCTGTTTCAGGCATTGCATCAAAAGTTGTAGAATTATTGTTCGATCCCATTCGCGAAGAGATATCTTATGTGTGCAAGTACCAGAGCAATGTGAAGGAGCTGAAAAACGTAGGAGAAAGGGTGGAACAAGCAGTCAAGCATGCAGACAGACAAGGGGACGATATTTTTTCAGATGTTCAGGAATGGCTTACCAAGTTTGATGAATGGACTAAACGAGTAGGAAACGCCGTGGTTGAAGATGAAGGTGAAGACGAAGCTAACAAGAAGCGCTGTACTTTCAAAGATTTGTGCTCTAAGATGATGACTCGTTACAGGCTCAGCAAAGAGGCAGCGAAGGCGGCAAGAGAGGGGAATATTATCTTGCAAAGACAGAATGTTGGCCACCGTCCTGATCCAGAGACCATGGAACGCTTCAGTGTCAGAGGGTACGTGCACTTTCCTTCAAGAAACCCTGTTTTCCAGAAAATGATGGAGTCACTGCGGGATTCTAATGTTAACATGATTGGGTTGTATGGGATGGGTGGTGTTGGCAAAACCACACTAGTCAAAGTAGTTGCAAGGCAAGTCGTGAAAGAGGATTTATTTGATGTGGTGGTGGATGCTGAGGTAACTCATACCCCAGACTGGAAAGAAATTTGTGGCCGTATTGCTGATCAGTTAGGCCTGGAAATTGTCCGTCCTGACAGTCTAGTTGAGAAAGCTAATCAACTGCGTCAAgcattgaagaagaagaagcgaGTTCTTGTAATATTAGATGATATTTGGACTCAAATTAACTTGGATGATATTGGAATTCCCTTTTGGGATGGCGAGAAACAAAGTGTTGATAATCAAGGACGCTGGACGTTATTATTGGCATCGAGAGATCAACATGTATTACGCATAAATATGAGTAATCCAAGGATTTTCTCCATCAGTACTTTAGCTGATGGAGAAGCAAAGTCTTTGTTTGAAAAGATTGTAGGAGATTCAGCGAAAGAATCTGACTGTCGGGCTATAGGAGTTGAGATTGTTGGAAAATGTGGAGGTTTGCCAATTGCAGTTTCAACAATTGCAAATGCACTGAAAGGTCAAAGTACTCACGTTTGGAAGGATGCGATTAATTGGCTAAGAAAATCCAATCcaagaaaaatcaaaggaaTGGATGCAGATTTGTCTTCAATAGAATTGAGTTACAAGGTTTTGGAACCGGAAGCACAATTTCTGTTTCAACTCTGTGGTCTACTAAATGATGGTAGTAGATTACCTATTGATGACTTGATTAGATATGTCTTTGCATTGGACAATTTGTTTACTGGAATTGACACATTGGAAGTAGCAAGGAATAGGGTCTATACGTTGATGGATCATCTCAAAGGTCCATGTTTATTGTTGAACGGGGACACTGAAGATCATGTTAAAATGCATCAAATCATTCATGCCTTGGCTGTATTAATTGCCTCAGATAAGCTTCTGTTTAATATCCAAAACGTCGCTGATGTGAAGGAAGAGGTAGAAAAGGCAGCACGGAAAAATCCAACTGCTATTTCTATACCTTTTAGAGATATATCAGAGCTTCCAGATAGCCTTCAATGCACAAGACTCAAGTTGTTTCTGTTGTTTACGGAAGATTCCTCTTTACAAATCCCAAACCAATTTTTTGATGGGATGACAGAACTCCTAGTCCTGCATTTAACTGGAATCCATTTCCCTTCATTACCTTTGTCACTTGGCAGCTTAATCAACCTTCGAACATTGTCTTTTGATTGTTGCCATCTAGAAGATGTAGCAAGAGTTGGAGATCTGGCGAAATTGGAGATTCTTAGCTTTCGGAATTCTCATATTGAGCAGTTGCCTGAACAAATTGGAAACCTAACTCGTTTGAAGTTGCTAGATTTGAGCAACTGTTCAAAGCTTAAAGTAATCGAACCGGAAGTTATGTCACGCTTGTCTcgattaaatgaattatatatgGGTAATAGCTTTACTCGAAAGGTTGAAGGCCAAAGTAATGCTAGTGTTGTTGAGCTAAAGCAATTGTCGAGTCTAACCATTTTAGATATGCATATTCCAGATGCCCAACTTCTGCTGGAGGATTTGATCTCTGTGGACTTGGAAAGATATAGAATATTTATAGGAGATGTGTGGAACTGGTCTGGAAAATATGAATGCTCAAGAACACTGAAACTCAAGCTCGATAATAGCATTTACTTGGGGTATGGGATCAAAAAGTTGCTGAAGACAACTGAAGATCTCTATCTTGATAATCTTAATGGTATTCAGAATATTGTCCAAGAATTAGACAATGGAGAAGGATTCCCACGATTGAAGCATCTCCACGTACAAAATGATCCTAAGATTTTATGTATTGCCAACTCAGAGGGACGGGTTATTTTTCCGTTGCTTCAGTCATTGtttctttgtaatttgatTCTCTTGGAGAAGGTATGTGGCAGCCAAGTGCAACTCACAGAAGATAATCAGTCTTTCACCAACTTAAGAATCATTAACATAGAACAATGTCATCGATTGAAGCATCTCTTTCCCTCTTTCATGGCTAAGAACCTTTTGCAGCTCGAAGAACTAGAAGTGACTGATTGCAAGATCCTAAGGATGATTGTTGGTGAGGAAACTAACAACCATGACCATGAGAATGGAAGTATGAGGGTGCTTAACTTCAATCACTTGCATTCCCTAGCACTACGACGCCTACCGCAGCTTACGAGTTCAGGATTCTACCTGGAGACTCCAACTACTGGAGGATCCGAAGAAATCACTGCAGAGGATGATCCTCAGAATTTATTGGCATTCTTCAATAAAAAG TTGTTTGGATGTGCAGGTTGTTTTTCCAGGGCTGAAGAAGTTGGAAATGGTCTCAATTAA